From a region of the Ostrinia nubilalis chromosome 18, ilOstNubi1.1, whole genome shotgun sequence genome:
- the LOC135080431 gene encoding NADH-quinone oxidoreductase subunit B 2-like: MIRFSGNALRDVIFRNHQRSLIGLYQNPASTSLPPSSTPSLDTNDLPGTISSHGLTMRHSIRHASSGSRKRPPVPPHAFKADRPGEVRKYSPFHYPGQSTGEWVVARADDILNWGRKNSIWPLTFGLACCALEMMHYAAPRYDMDRYGMVFRGTPRQTDVIIVAGTVTNKMAPILRKTYDMMPEPRWVVSMGSCANGGGYYHYTYSTVRGCDRIVPVDIYVPGCPPTAEALLYGMLLLQKKVKRMRVVQVWYRH, from the exons ATGATCCGGTTTTCAGGGAACGCGCTGCGTGATGTTATTTTTAG AAACCATCAACGCAGCCTCATCGGTCTATACCAGAACCCTGCCTCAACAAGCCTGCCTCCTTCGTCCACCCCATCACTGGACACAAACGACCTTCCTGGCACCATCTCAAGCCATGGGTTAACCATGCGACATAGCATCAGGCACGCTAGCAGCGGATCCAGAAAACGTCCCCCTGTACCTCCCCATGCGTTCAAAGCGGACAGGCCAGGGGAAGTCAGGAAATACTCCCCTTTCCACTACCCTGGACAG TCCACAGGAGAGTGGGTGGTGGCACGAGCTGACGATATCCTCAACTGGGGCCGCAAGAACTCCATCTGGCCCCTGACCTTTGGGCTGGCTTGCTGCGCCCTTGAAATGATGCACTACGCTGCACCCAG ATATGACATGGACCGTTATGGCATGGTGTTTCGAGGGACTCCTCGGCAGACAGACGTCATTATCGTGGCGGGTACTGTCACCAACAAGATGGCGCCGATCCTTAGGAAGACCTACGACATGATGCCCGAGCCTAGATGGGTGGTGTCGATGGGCAGTTGCGCTAACGGTGGTGGTTACTACCACTATACGTACTCTACTGTTAGAGGGTGTGACAGGATTGTACCC GTTGACATTTACGTCCCTGGCTGCCCACCTACAGCAGAAGCGTTGCTGTACGGGATGCTCCTCCTCCAGAAGAAGGTGAAGAGAATGAGAGTGGTTCAGGTTTGGTATAGGCATTGA